A portion of the Ricinus communis isolate WT05 ecotype wild-type chromosome 10, ASM1957865v1, whole genome shotgun sequence genome contains these proteins:
- the LOC8258646 gene encoding F-box/FBD/LRR-repeat protein At1g13570: protein MERISVGSGLDRISDLPSNVIDHILACLPLKDAVRTSTLSKKWKEKWHTVPQIIVDENFFHERSQRKIEGIINYILTRHEGKIEKFSVSVEKVKDCYNMKLWIWRLSQKSIQELTLLIRRGRRNEVPFGLFSCQQLRKLNLRRFEVKPANSFKGFHNLISLQLNKVNIATAVFERLIATCPLLEQLTVRNLSCIDHLHINVLRLKYLSFDGEFKSICFNTPLLEVLSINLYRIGSENNQFDLRFKFRGLPPAIKELYVRCQFQKFLAAGDTFTEVSTSYSHLKTLGLHSFCFEKLDDVSCLLSLIGRSYNLEILDITACGCKNEHVPEPILKFWEEQNDPPLFSNQLQKATVRSFHGKDHEMRFVKFVLANSPLLKEMTVECMKNPDFDEDEVKAALLLFCPASTEFKFIGGNYDSSSDDSSDSDDNSNGSYSSDSD from the exons ATGGAGAGGATTAGTGTCGGTTCTGGTTTAGATAGAATCAGTGACCTCCCGAGCAATGTGATAGATCACATCCTAGCATGTTTGCCATTAAAAGATGCTGTGAGGACCAGTACCTTGTCAAAGAAGTGGAAGGAAAAATGGCACACAGTGCCTCAAATTATAGTTGATGAGAACTTTTTCCATGAAAGATCACAACGAAAAATTGAGGGTATAATCAATTATATTCTTACTCGACATGAAGGcaaaattgagaaattttcTGTGTCTGTTGAGAAAGTGAAAGATTGTTACAACATGAagttatggatatggaggcTATCTCAGAAGTCTATTCAGGAACTGACCCTCCTGATCCGGAGAGGTCGGCGCAATGAAGTGCCatttggtttgttttcttgtcaGCAGCTGAGAAAGTTGAACCTCCGCCGTTTTGAGGTTAAACCAGCTAATTCATTCAAAGGATTTCATAATCTCATTAGCCTTCAGTTGAACAAAGTCAACATAGCAACTGCTGTATTTGAAAGGCTTATTGCTACCTGCCCACTGCTTGAACAACTGACTGTAAGAAACTTGAGTTGCATTGATCATCTTCATATAAATGTCTTAAGACTCAAGTACCTCTCCTTTGATGGAGAATTCAAATCTATTTGTTTCAACACTCCACTTCTAGAGGTGCTGTCCATCAATTTATATCGAATTGGTTCTGAGAATAACCAGTTTGATCTAAGATTCAAATTCCGTGGTTTGCCACCTGCAATTAAGGAGCTTTATGTGCGATGCCAATTTCAGAAG TTCTTGGCTGCAGGGGATACATTCACAGAAGTCTCAACTTCTTACAGCCATCTGAAGACTCTTGGACTCCAttcattttgttttgaaaagtTGGATGATGTCTCGTGTCTGCTCTCTTTAATTGGCAGATCCTACAACTTAGAAATACTTGATATAACT GCGTGCGGCTGCAAAAATGAACATGTACCTGAACCTATACTTAAATTTTGGGAAGAACAAAATGATCCTCCTTTATTCTCAAATCAATTGCAGAAGGCAACTGTGAGGTCATTCCATGGTAAAGATCATGAGATGAGGTTTGTCAAATTTGTACTGGCGAATTCACCTTTGCTCAAGGAGATGACTGTGGAATGCATGAAGAATCCCGACTTTGATGAGGATGAAGTAAAAGCAGCTTTGTTGCTTTTTTGTCCTGCCTCTACAGAATTCAAGTTCATTGGAGGCAACTATGATTCCAGCAGTGATGATTCCTCAGATTCGGACGACAACTCAAACGGTTCTTACTCTTCTGATAGTGATTAG
- the LOC8258645 gene encoding zinc-finger homeodomain protein 5 — MANTDSNSSSKTFNQESEERTTIQYKECWRNHAVLIGGYAADGCGEFIPKGGQALLGSHHIPTPLGWRKRDVHGSYPFPSALSQPSFSPGHHHYHYSQKKMQDMVSDEESVFYSGSQGEMEMKASKRTKRETL, encoded by the exons ATGGCTAATACTGATAGTAATTCGAGCTCCAAAACATTCAATCAAGAATCCGAAGAAAGAACAACTATCCAGTACAAAGAGTGCTGGCGTAACCATGCAGTCTTGATTGGCGGCTATGCAGCAGACGGTTGCGGAGAATTCATTCCAAAAGGTGGTCAAG CTCTTCTTGGCAGCCACCATATTCCTACTCCCCTGGGGTGGAGAAAGAGGGACGTTCATGGGTCTTATCCATTTCCATCAGCACTTTCACAGCCTTCATTTTCTCCTGGTCACCATCATTACCATTACTCGCAGAAGAAAATGCAGGATATGGTCAGCGATGAAGAGTCTGTCTTTTATAGTGGAAGCCAGGGGGAGATGGAGATGAAGGCGAGCAAGAGGACTAAGAGAGAAACCTTGTAA
- the LOC8258644 gene encoding uncharacterized protein LOC8258644: protein MTYNAHPFQLLEINVISAQDLAPVSKSMRTYAVVWVHPERKLTTRVDQNGHTNPQWNEKFVFRVDDTFLNSETSSIMIEIYAAAWLRDVQIGSVRVLISNLFPSPTNNNSKMRFVALQIRRPSGRPQGILNMGVQLLDNTMRSMPLYTELSASAVGFNDLIDAKTSKQTMDEKKGRLRRTQSDHTDLTLTDEFGVKGSAPPRSSVVNGGSLVNSSLVRPRTSTSNEKDKNKDPCTADNGHGSMINGSLCSDVGPSASVVAAAIAKGLIKPPGNANTPTRSGGSSIIDDWTENDSVEGLRTKLERWRTELPPIYDSDAKKMKSKSRRKQHHRRRSDNPGLFTCFGNAFGCEISITCGGGSSKKYGNGKVCHLSSVGSQSYL from the coding sequence ATGACTTACAATGCACATCCTTTTCAGCTTTTGGAAATAAATGTTATTTCTGCTCAGGATTTGGCTCCTGTATCAAAATCCATGCGTACTTATGCTGTAGTTTGGGTTCATCCTGAGAGAAAATTAACAACCAGGGTTGACCAGAATGGCCATACCAATCCGCAATGGAATGAGAAATTCGTTTTTCGAGTTGATGACACGTTCTTGAATTCTGAAACTTCTTCAATCATGATTGAGATCTATGCTGCAGCTTGGCTTCGCGATGTTCAGATTGGTTCAGTTAGAGTTCTGATAAGTAATTTGTTTCCTTCTCCTACTAATAATAACTCAAAAATGCGATTTGTTGCCCTTCAGATTCGCCGTCCATCAGGTCGTCCTCAAGGTATCTTGAACATGGGTGTTCAGCTTTTAGACAATACAATGAGAAGTATGCCTTTATATACTGAGCTTAGCGCTTCTGCTGTTGGGTTTAATGATCTTATTGATGCAAAAACAAGTAAACAGACAATGGACGAGAAGAAGGGAAGATTGCGCCGGACGCAGAGCGATCATACTGATCTTACCCTGACTGATGAGTTTGGCGTAAAAGGGAGTGCCCCGCCTAGATCATCAGTGGTCAATGGTGGCTCATTAGTTAATTCTTCATTGGTAAGACCAAGAACCAGTACTAGCAacgaaaaagataaaaataaagatccTTGCACAGCTGATAACGGCCATGGTAGCATGATAAATGGATCGCTTTGCTCCGATGTAGGGCCTTCTGCATCAGTAGTAGCAGCAGCAATAGCAAAAGGATTGATTAAACCACCAGGAAACGCAAATACTCCGACAAGAAGCGGAGGGAGTTCGATAATTGATGACTGGACAGAGAATGATAGTGTTGAAGGCCTAAGAACAAAGCTAGAGAGATGGAGAACGGAATTGCCTCCAATATATGATAGTGACGCGAAGAAGATGAAGTCTAAAAGCAGGCGGAAACAACACCACAGAAGAAGATCGGACAATCCAGGATTGTTTACCTGTTTCGGTAATGCATTCGGATGTGAGATTTCGATTACCTGTGGCGGTGGCAGCAGCAAGAAGTATGGCAATGGCAAGGTTTGTCATTTAAGTTCTGTGGGCAGTCAatcatatttatga
- the LOC8258643 gene encoding plasmodesmata-located protein 2: MESILKPLIFPTSPIVLLILISIFLPLVSSNSDYSSLVYSKCANQTYTAASTESHSQVLSSLFQDLLAQSSHSKFYRTTSGDEKIGISGLFQCRGDLGSDDCYNCVSTLPEMSTSKCKQAVAARVQLNGCYFYYETDGFLDETPKHELLHESCSEKKAVDSSFVEVRDAAFLVMESEGVSEKGFYEADYEHVRVAAQCEGDLGGCDCSECVRFAMEIAQEDCGSSVSGKVYLDSCFVSYSNNPDGTPGKSYPDEEGKKRDKTGKTIAIVLGGAASLFAGFMVLKIIKSRGKKDEI, from the exons ATGGAATCAATCTTGAAACCATTAATCTTTCCAACATCACCTATAGTACTATTAATTCTGATATCCATTTTTCTACCTCTTGTTAGTTCTAATTCAGACTACAGCTCCTTAGTATACAGCAAATGTGCAAACCAAACGTACACAGCAGCTTCCACCGAGTCTCACTCGCAAGtcctttcttctctttttcaagACCTGTTAGCACAATCATCTCATTCAAAGTTCTACAGAACTACTTCAGGCGATGAGAAAATTGGCATCTCCGGTCTCTTTCAATGCAGAGGTGATCTTGGCAGCGACGATTGCTACAACTGTGTAAGCACACTTCCCGAGATGTCGACTAGCAAATGTAAGCAAGCTGTAGCAGCTAGAGTTCAGCTTAATGGATGCTACTTCTACTATGAAACTGATGGGTTTCTAGATGAGACGCCTAAACATGAACTTCTTCATGAATCCTGCAGTGAAAAGAAGGCGGTGGACAGTAGTTTTGTAGAGGTAAGGGATGCAGCTTTTTTGGTAATGGAGAGCGAAGGGGTGAGTGAAAAAGGGTTTTATGAAGCGGATTACGAACACGTGCGTGTCGCTGCACAATGTGAAGGTGATTTAGGAGGTTGTGATTGTAGTGAATGTGTAAGGTTCGCAATGGAAATTGCTCAGGAGGATTGTGGTAGCTCAGTTTCAGGAAAAGTTTACTTGGACAGTTGCTTTGTGAGCTACAGTAATAATCCTGATGGAACACCAGGCAAATCATACCCAG ATGaagaagggaaaaaaagagataaaactGGGAAAACAATAGCAATTGTCTTGGGAGGAGCAGCAAGTTTGTTTGCTGGATTTATGGttctcaaaatcataaaatctagGGGCAAAAAAGATGAAATATA G